A genomic window from Glycine soja cultivar W05 chromosome 10, ASM419377v2, whole genome shotgun sequence includes:
- the LOC114370294 gene encoding photosystem II 5 kDa protein, chloroplastic-like, translating into MASFTMTASILGCPAVTNRSAATQRRSVVVNAASKSVEGEKVSYDNNGSNARRNLMFATAAAAVCSFAAGMALADEPKPGTSEAKKKYAPVCVTNPTARICRN; encoded by the coding sequence ATGGCATCATTCACCATGACAGCTTCCATCCTTGGCTGCCCAGCCGTCACCAACCGGTCGGCAGCGACGCAGAGGAGATCAGTGGTAGTGAATGCAGCCAGCAAATCTGTTGAAGGGGAAAAGGTCAGTTATGACAACAATGGTAGCAATGCAAGGAGGAACTTGATGTTCGCCACGGCGGCGGCTGCTGTTTGCTCTTTTGCTGCAGGGATGGCATTGGCAGATGAGCCTAAACCAGGAACCTCAGAAGCCAAGAAAAAGTATGCCCCGGTTTGTGTCACCAATCCTACAGCTAGGATTTGTCGCAATTGA